The following are encoded together in the Culex pipiens pallens isolate TS chromosome 1, TS_CPP_V2, whole genome shotgun sequence genome:
- the LOC120424056 gene encoding uncharacterized protein LOC120424056 yields the protein MSLKSDEVFAKIAKRLENIDPANRQVQQVYKFRITKDGKVVKNWVMDLKAVKLTESDGDAEATLIMDDEIMFAIGTGAMPAKDAMAQDKMEVEGQVELIFLLEPFIASLKSKMSLKSDLIWDKLNDRLAQIDPTNRTFKVILLVHLQKDAATVKSVVLDFDSLKIVEIERGASGSGEYSAGRFEATVAIDDEDFFKVATKEVTFKELIEQDKAKVTGNKGAFITLDEKFRKK from the exons ATGTCTCTGAAGTCCGACGAAGTTTTCGCCAAGATCGCCAAGCGGCTGGAGAACATCGACCCGGCCAACCGCCAGGTGCAGCAGGTCTACAAGTTCCGCATCACCAAGGACGGCAAGGTCGTCAAGAACTGGGTCATGGATCTGAAGGCCGTCAAGCTGACCGAGTCGGACGGAGACGCCGAGGCCACCCTGATCATGGACGATGAGATCATGTTCGCGATCGGAACCGGTGCCATGCCCGCCAAGGACGCGATGGCCCAGGACAAGATGGAGGTCGAGGGACAGGTTGAGCTGATCTTCCTGCTGGAGCCGTTCATTGCGTCGCTGAA ATCAAAG ATGTCCCTAAAATCTGATCTCATCTGGGACAAACTGAACGATCGTCTAGCTCAAATTGACCCCACCAATCGCACCTTTAAGGTGATTTTGTTGGTTCACCTTCAAAAAGATGCAGCGACCGTGAAAAGTGTTG TGCTCGATTTTGACTCGCTAAAGATTGTGGAAATCGAACGGGGTGCATCCGGTTCGGGAGAGTATTCTGCTGGACGATTCGAGGCCACGGTCGCGATCGATGATGAGGACTTTTTCAAGGTGGCCACCAAGGAGGTGACTTTCAAGGAACTGATTGAACAG gatAAAGCAAAGGTAACCGGCAACAAGGGAGCTTTCATCACGCTGGATGAAAAGTTTCGCAAaaagtga
- the LOC120424045 gene encoding uncharacterized protein LOC120424045: MDQVIERIKTRVAAVDPNGPRKVLGVFQLDVNTGAGVEQWTVDLKQLKVEKGPAASPDVTVVLALEDLVAISGKTLTIGDGLKQGKIQVSGDAALAAKLAEVI; this comes from the exons ATGGATCAGGTCATCGAGCGCATCAAGACCCGCGTGGCCGCCGTCGACCCGAACGGACCCCGCAAGGTTCTGGGCGTGTTCCAGCTGGACGTCAACACCGGCGCCGGCGTCGAGCAGTGGA CTGTGGACCTGAAGCAGCTTAAGGTGGAGAAGGGACCGGCTGCCTCTCCGGACGTGACCGTCGTGCTGGCCCTGGAGGATCTGGTTGCGATCAGCGGCAAGACCCTGACCATCGGGGACGGCCTGAAGCAAGGCAAGATCCAGGTTAGCGGTGATGCCGCGCTGGCCGCCAAGTTGGCTGAGGTTATCTAA
- the LOC120424044 gene encoding non-specific lipid-transfer protein-like 1, whose amino-acid sequence MKCDAVIEKIKARVAGIDANGPRKVLGVFQLNIEAADGVHELVVDLKDLKVYDGKAAGADVVINLKDEDFIAVGTKAISVHDAVGQGKVKMSGDEALFQALVDAI is encoded by the exons ATGAAGTGCGACGCCGTCATCGAGAAGATCAAGGCCCGCGTGGCCGGAATCGACGCCAACGGACCGCGCAAGGTTCTGGGAGTGTTCCAGCTGAACATCGAAGCTGCTGATGGTGTTCACGAGTTGG TGGTTGACCTGAAGGACCTGAAAGTGTACGATGGCAAGGCCGCCGGTGCCGACGTCGTGATCAACCTGAAGGACGAGGACTTTATCGCGGTCGGCACGAAGGCCATCTCGGTGCACGATGCCGTCGGCCAGGGCAAGGTCAAGATGAGCGGTGACGAGGCGCTGTTCCAGGCGCTGGTCGATGCCATCTAA